In Notolabrus celidotus isolate fNotCel1 chromosome 10, fNotCel1.pri, whole genome shotgun sequence, one DNA window encodes the following:
- the LOC117820526 gene encoding cell wall protein DAN4-like, which translates to TPATSATTTNAPSTTSPTPSTTTTVTASTTSPTTSTTTTVAPSTTTPATSTTTVATSTTPATSTTKVAPSTTIQATSTTTVVPSTTPATSTTTVAPSSTTPATSTTTVVPSTTPATTSTTTTVATSTTTPATSTTTVVPSTTPTSATTTATSTTTVVPSTTPATSTTTVATSSTTPATSTTTVVPSTTPATTSTTTTVAPST; encoded by the exons acaccagcaacatcagctacaacaacaaatgccccctcaaccacatcaccaacaccttcaactacaacaacagttacagcctcaaccacttcaccaacaacttcaactacaacaacagttgccccctcaaccacaacaccagcaacatcaactacaacagttgccacctcaacaacaccagcaacttcaacaacaaaagttgcaCCCTCTACCACAATacaggcaacatcaactacaacagttgtcccatcaacaacaccagcaacttcaactacaacagttgccccctcatccacaacaccagcaacatcaactacaacagttgttccatcaacaacaccagcaactacatcaacaacaacaacagttgcaacctcaaccacaacaccggcaacatcaactacaacagttgtcccatcaacaacaccaacatcagctaccacaaca gcaacatcaactacaacagttgtcccatcaacaacaccagcaacttcaactacaacagttgccacctcatccacaacaccagcaacatcaactacaacagttgttccatcaacaacaccagcaactacatcaacaacaacaacagtggccccctcaact